The following are encoded together in the Lathyrus oleraceus cultivar Zhongwan6 chromosome 3, CAAS_Psat_ZW6_1.0, whole genome shotgun sequence genome:
- the LOC127130281 gene encoding uncharacterized protein LOC127130281: protein MRKSQAGGRTLASVKCFKCDESGHYANKCKNNVMRCFTCGKTGHRVVDCMSDGLICYNCGKNGHIITNCQNPEKAQSGGKVFTLFGIETTSIDYLIRGTCFINGISLIVIIDTGATYLFVSLDYAEKLGLKLSYMDGNMIVDTRLWVCVILGMNLLEFDHVIINYFAKMVSFPKFDTSDELFVSAKLVNEFVKDGAATFIYDISFYKGRD, encoded by the exons ATGAGGAAAAGCCAAGCGGGGGGGAGGACTCTCGCTTCTGTCAAGTGTTTTAAGTGTGACGAGTCGGGCCACTATGCTAATAAGTGCAAGAATAATGTTATGAGGTGCTTTACATGTGGTAAGACAGGTCATCGTGTTGTGGATTGTATGAGTGATGGACTTATTTGTTATAACTGCGGCAAAAATGGTCATATCATTACCAATTGTCAGAATCCGGAGAAAGCACAGTCGGGAGGGAAAGTCTTTACTTTGTTTGGGATAGAGACTACCAGTATTGACTATTTGATTCGAGGTACATGTTTTATAAATGGTATCTCTTTGATTGTTATTATTGACACGGGTGCAACATATTTGTTTGTTTCGCTTGATTATGCTGAGAAGTTAGGTTTGAAATTGTCTTATATGGATGGGAACATGATTGTTGATACCCGACTATGGGTCTG TGTTATCCTTGGAATGAACTTGTTGGAGTTCGATCATGTCATTATCAACTATTTTGCCAAGATGGTGTCATTTCCAAAGTTTGATACTAGTGATGAGTTGTTCGTGTCGGCTAAGCTAGTGAATGAGTTCGTGAAGGACGGTGCTGCAACGTTTATATATGATATTAGCTTCTATAAAGGCAGAGACTAA
- the LOC127126076 gene encoding cytochrome P450 94A1 — protein MFQLDVLFLYVLPVLLLILPIVLFFLTKQRPFSSSSTNNNITIPKSYPLIGAYLSYRNNLHRRIEWLSDIVQISPSATFQLGGALGKHQIITGNPSTVQHILKNQFSNYQKGTSFTNTLSDFLGTGIFNTDGQNWKFQRQVASHEFNTKSIRNFVEHIVDTELTNRLIPILNSSTQTNQILDFQDILQRFTFDNICKIAFGFDPEYLTPSANRTKFALAYEDAVEISSKRFRVPLPIIWKIKKYFNIGSEKRLKEAVTEVREFAKKIVRDKKRELEETSLLQTDDMLSRFLSSGHFEEEFVTDMVISFILAGKDSSSAALTWFFWLLWKNPRVEEEIVKEVNEKSESLVYDEVKEMVYTHAALSESMRLYPPVPLDSKEAINDDVLPDGRVVKKGTIVTYHVYAMGRMKSLWGDDWAEFRPERWLERDEVNGKWGFVGRDMYSYPVFQAGPRVCLGKEMAFMQMKRIVGGIVGKFKVVPEGNMGDHPGFISFLTSQMEGGFPVTIQKVT, from the coding sequence ATGTTTCAACTCGATGTGCTTTTTCTGTATGTCTTACCCGTTCTCTTGTTAATCCTACCCATAGTACTCTTCTTCTTAACAAAACAAAGACCATTTTCTTCATCTTCAACCAACAACAACATCACCATCCCGAAATCATACCCACTTATCGGTGCTTACTTATCTTACAGAAACAACTTACACCGCCGCATCGAATGGCTCTCTGACATCGTCCAAATCTCTCCCTCCGCCACTTTCCAACTCGGCGGCGCCTTAGGTAAACACCAAATCATCACCGGAAACCCATCCACCGTTCAACACATTCTCAAAAACCAATTTTCCAATTACCAAAAAGGCACATCCTTCACAAATACCCTCTCCGATTTCCTAGGGACAGGAATCTTCAACACAGACGGCCAAAACTGGAAGTTTCAAAGACAAGTCGCAAGCCACGAGTTCAACACGAAATCAATCCGTAACTTCGTAGAACACATAGTCGACACAGAACTCACCAACCGTTTAATCCCAATCCTCAATTCATCAACCCAAACAAACCAAATCCTCGACTTCCAAGACATTCTCCAACGTTTCACTTTCGACAACATCTGCAAAATCGCGTTTGGTTTCGACCCAGAGTATCTAACTCCGTCAGCTAACCGAACGAAATTCGCGCTAGCATACGAAGACGCAGTGGAAATAAGCTCAAAACGTTTCCGTGTACCGTTACCAATCATatggaaaataaaaaaatacTTCAACATAGGTTCGGAAAAGCGTCTCAAAGAAGCAGTAACAGAAGTACGAGAATTCGCGAAAAAAATAGTTCGAGATAAAAAACGAGAGCTAGAAGAAACATCATTGCTTCAAACAGATGACATGTTATCGCGTTTCTTAAGTTCGGGTCATTTCGAAGAAGAGTTTGTTACTGATATGGTAATAAGTTTTATTTTAGCGGGAAAAGATTCAAGTTCAGCTGCATTAACGTGGTTTTTCTGGCTATTATGGAAGAATCCACGTGTTGAGGAAGAGATTGTGAAGGAAGTGAATGAAAAATCTGAGTCGTTGGTTTATGATGAAGTGAAGGAAATGGTTTATACGCATGCTGCGTTGAGTGAGAGTATGAGATTGTATCCACCTGTGCCGTTGGATAGTAAGGAAGCTATAAACGACGATGTTTTACCGGATGGGAGGGTTGTGAAGAAAGGGACGATAGTGACTTATCATGTGTATGCGATGGGGAGGATGAAGAGTTTGTGGGGGGATGATTGGGCTGAGTTTAGGCCGGAGAGGTGGTTGGAGAGAGATGAGGTGAATGGGAAGTGGGGTTTTGTGGGGAGAGATATGTATTCTTATCCGGTTTTTCAGGCTGGGCCTAGGGTTTGTTTGGGGAAGGAAATGGCTTTTATGCAAATGAAGAGGATTGTTGGTGGGATTGTTGGGAAGTTTAAGGTGGTTCCTGAGGGGAATATGGGTGATCATCCTGGTTTCATTTCTTTTTTGACTTCGCAGATGGAAGGTGGATTTCCTGTCACTATTCAGAAGGTTACTTGA
- the LOC127130282 gene encoding uncharacterized protein LOC127130282 has protein sequence MVSELIDSNILSFRDMRPNVKNNPLPVHINPAVNAIEDVSDDFVVEKVDDVKTPLAVFHARLVEAGLIDIRHNNCEDCAIHPRGSRMVHDNIQDLINQGVLQISNIARNEDVSVIEPYFNLPEPVEIPYNSKGFVPSDSHLSPIVIYMPMSFPYENTKVVPWKYDINAVDKIFEGSEDGKGLEAVNEDVTNIAGMSRMTHSGQIYTPEFNMTPQIPTKEATIMVPAEEPKVVQSEDAVEFLKLIKISDYKVVDHLHQTLSKISILSLLLNSQAYMEDLLKVLSQAHVAQSITVDQFDGMVANITTRNTLSFSGEELPEEGKNHNHALHISVKCKDDALARVLVDIGSSLNVMSKRTLAKLFYQGPAMKPSALVVKAFYGSRKTVIGEVELPILIGPSYEY, from the coding sequence ATGGTTTCTGAGTTGATTGATAGCAATATTCTGTCTTTTAGAGATATGAGACCTAACGTGAAGAATAATCCTCTTCCCGTCCATATAAACCCTGCAGTGAATGCAATTGAAGATGTCTCTGATGACTTTGTGGTTGAGAAGGTTGATGATGTTAAAACTCCTTTGGCAGTATTCCATGCCCGATTAGTGGAAGCTGGCTTGATTGATATTCGTCATAACAATTGTGAAGATTGTGCCATACATCCAAGAGGAAGTCGGATGGTACATGATAATATCCAAGACTTGATAAACCAAGGAGTACTGCAAATCTCCAACATTGCAAGAAATGAAGATGTGTCAGTAATTGAACCTTATTTCAATTTACCTGAGCCAGTTGAAATCCCTTACAATAGTAAGGGATTTGTTCCTTCAGATAGTCATCTGTCACCCATTGTGATTTACATGCCTATGTCGTTTCCATATGAGAACACCAAGGTTGTGCCTTGGAAATATGATATTAATGCGGTGGATAAGATCTTTGAAGGAAGTGAAGATGGTAAAGGTTTAGAAGCTGTGAATGAAGATGTCACCAATATTGCAGGAATGAGCAGAATGACCCATAGTGGTCAAATTTATACACCTGAATTCAATATGACTCCTCAAATACCAACTAAGGAAGCTACAATTATGGTTCCTGCCGAAGAACCTAAAGTTGTCCAGTCTGAAGATGCGGTTGAATTCTTGAAGTTAATCAAGATAAGTGATTACAAAGTCGTGGATCATCTGCATCAAACACTGTCTAAAATCTCTATTCTATCTCTGCTTTTGAACTCCCAAGCTTATATGGAGGATTTATTGAAGGTGCTTTCTCAAGCCCATGTAGCACAAAGCATAACAGTAGACCAGTTTGATGGGATGGTTGCAAACATCACCACTCGCAATACTTTAAGCTTCAGTGGAGAAGAACTACCTGAAGAAGGGAAAAATCATAATCATGCTCTCCACATCTCAGTAAAGTGCAAAGATGATGCATTGGCAAGAGTTTTGGTTGATATtggatcttctttaaatgtgATGTCGAAGAGAACACTTGCTAAATTATTTTATCAAGGACCCGCCATGAAGCCTAGTGCcttggtagtgaaagcttttTATGGTTCTCGGAAAACCGTGATTGGAGAGGTAGAACTGCCCATATTGATTGGCCCAAGTTATGAATATTAA